From Acidobacteriota bacterium, a single genomic window includes:
- a CDS encoding IPT/TIG domain-containing protein: protein MTNAGYRSSGTLPRLGISDLKLFFSDIYIKAHYFTEAFLKPTSHHPVLILGVLALIASMYPGVVKAQSVSITRLKPTQTPINQTPTKIVLRGTGFTAQSVVFFGQAQVTARINPSRGKIVIRNAPSSFFQNSGAIDIRVADAQGNQSNAVRLVVGSGNSIRIDQPESLTVNVQNSVAIQATVLDVNGTPIPNSTLSFQSANPTQATVDATGQVTGLAAGAATIQVTSGDAVRTLTFSVNGVSVVDSGIFGDGDILVVPSLGRIFASDLRNHVIKGAQVGQPLTTLAGALGSPGLSDGPFTASRFSGPLGLGLGTQRIFLADTANQAIRRFNLQTNQVDTIIEVSDLASTGVTSWGPRGVVQAPDGNLYITDAQNSVIWRARLLGTQVQMSVLAGGIGQPGLVDGPATGARFNNLQEIAITGNILTVTDRGNKVVRLVALPGGAVSTIGSSNAGRPADAGRLTTIPQVDVVFDDPEGVDVDAAGNIYVTDGATVKVLSIVNNQVASISDLAQPGTFQNAVGVSVGTDSTFVLDSGKGQVIRVGVSAPTITSITPTQINASSPPEIVIVGTNFLTETMVTVGNIAATSVTVENSTRLRFTLPPLPFGGTLPVVVQHRGGSAAGSLTVVGTPSAPANLVAQVISPTEVTLTWQDTSSNETGFVVERKLGDAGSFVQVTTTPPNVGSFSDRNLTQRLTVTYRVRAVNAIGASANSNEATAVPRNLVQITFSPQVSTLSPGERLSVGVNFEVSTEPGDQPGTILLDIPLDPTRFDIAQAMATPGGLISSEFYAPSDLVVAPFENGIRIILTSSRNPVNAQINGGKGTFCTLSVPVLSGAPSGSVSIDVSNQPPFATQFNESLKDGAKLIPFSSIPAPITIR from the coding sequence ATGACGAACGCTGGATATCGCTCATCAGGAACTCTTCCCCGCCTCGGCATCTCCGACTTAAAACTATTTTTTTCTGATATTTACATCAAAGCTCACTACTTTACGGAAGCATTTCTCAAACCTACCAGTCATCACCCGGTTCTGATTCTGGGAGTGCTGGCCTTGATTGCCAGCATGTATCCGGGTGTGGTGAAAGCCCAATCCGTTTCTATCACCCGACTCAAACCAACCCAAACCCCTATCAATCAAACTCCGACCAAAATCGTGTTGCGCGGAACTGGGTTTACAGCTCAATCAGTGGTGTTCTTTGGTCAAGCCCAGGTGACCGCCAGAATCAACCCCAGTCGGGGCAAAATTGTGATTCGCAATGCTCCCAGTTCATTTTTTCAAAATAGTGGGGCGATTGATATCCGGGTGGCTGATGCTCAAGGCAATCAATCAAATGCCGTTCGACTGGTGGTCGGGAGCGGAAATTCCATTCGCATTGATCAACCCGAATCACTGACGGTCAACGTCCAAAACTCTGTCGCCATTCAGGCCACGGTTTTAGATGTCAACGGCACCCCGATTCCCAATTCAACGCTGAGTTTTCAGAGTGCAAATCCGACTCAGGCAACAGTTGACGCAACAGGACAGGTTACAGGTCTGGCGGCTGGGGCTGCCACGATTCAAGTTACCTCGGGTGATGCCGTGAGAACCCTCACCTTTTCAGTCAACGGGGTCTCAGTGGTTGATTCAGGGATCTTTGGTGACGGAGACATTCTGGTCGTCCCCAGTTTAGGCCGGATTTTTGCCAGTGACCTGCGCAACCACGTCATCAAGGGCGCTCAGGTTGGCCAACCGTTAACCACCCTGGCCGGAGCACTGGGATCGCCAGGGTTATCTGATGGCCCATTTACGGCATCCAGGTTTAGTGGTCCCCTGGGGCTTGGGCTCGGCACTCAGCGAATCTTTCTGGCTGACACTGCCAATCAGGCCATTCGGCGGTTTAATCTTCAAACCAATCAGGTTGATACCATCATCGAGGTTTCGGATTTGGCCAGTACCGGAGTGACAAGCTGGGGGCCACGGGGAGTCGTTCAGGCACCGGATGGAAATTTATACATCACCGACGCTCAAAACAGCGTCATCTGGCGAGCCCGATTGCTGGGAACCCAGGTTCAAATGAGTGTCCTGGCCGGAGGTATCGGTCAACCGGGACTGGTGGATGGTCCAGCCACCGGCGCTCGGTTTAACAATCTGCAGGAAATTGCGATTACAGGCAATATTTTGACGGTGACGGATCGCGGCAACAAAGTCGTGCGACTGGTGGCCCTCCCTGGCGGCGCCGTCAGCACGATTGGAAGTTCTAACGCGGGGCGTCCCGCTGACGCCGGGCGGCTCACCACCATTCCTCAGGTTGATGTGGTGTTTGATGATCCAGAAGGGGTTGATGTGGATGCCGCCGGCAATATTTATGTCACCGACGGGGCCACCGTTAAAGTCTTGTCCATTGTGAATAACCAGGTCGCTTCAATTTCCGATCTGGCCCAACCGGGGACTTTTCAAAACGCCGTTGGGGTGTCGGTCGGCACGGACTCAACGTTTGTGCTGGATTCCGGAAAAGGCCAGGTGATCCGGGTCGGGGTTTCCGCCCCCACAATTACCAGTATTACGCCAACCCAAATCAATGCCAGTTCCCCGCCGGAAATTGTGATCGTCGGCACCAATTTTCTGACCGAGACGATGGTGACAGTTGGAAATATTGCAGCCACCTCCGTGACGGTTGAAAACTCAACCCGACTCCGGTTTACCCTTCCGCCATTGCCATTTGGCGGCACACTTCCAGTCGTGGTTCAACATCGGGGAGGCTCGGCGGCAGGTTCCCTGACCGTGGTTGGGACGCCATCAGCCCCAGCCAATTTAGTGGCCCAGGTGATTTCACCAACTGAAGTGACCTTAACCTGGCAGGATACCAGTTCCAACGAAACCGGGTTTGTGGTTGAGCGCAAACTGGGTGATGCCGGTTCGTTTGTTCAGGTCACCACGACGCCACCCAATGTGGGTTCATTCTCTGATCGGAATTTAACCCAGCGCCTTACGGTCACCTATCGCGTCCGGGCCGTGAATGCCATTGGGGCTTCAGCCAATTCCAACGAAGCCACGGCGGTGCCGCGAAATTTGGTGCAAATCACCTTCTCACCTCAGGTTTCAACCCTTTCACCCGGTGAACGACTTTCAGTCGGGGTGAATTTTGAAGTGAGTACCGAACCTGGAGACCAGCCCGGAACCATTCTGCTGGATATCCCGCTTGATCCAACCCGATTTGATATTGCCCAGGCAATGGCCACACCTGGCGGGCTCATTTCTTCTGAGTTTTATGCGCCGTCTGATCTGGTGGTGGCCCCGTTTGAAAATGGGATTCGGATTATCCTCACCAGCAGCCGCAACCCAGTCAATGCCCAAATCAACGGGGGGAAAGGTACTTTTTGCACCCTTTCCGTCCCAGTGCTGTCAGGAGCCCCTTCCGGGTCAGTTTCCATTGACGTTTCGAATCAGCCGCCCTTTGCCACTCAATTCAACGAATCGCTCAAGGACGGGGCAAAACTCATTCCATTTTCAAGTATCCCAGCACCGATCACCATTCGGTGA
- a CDS encoding nuclear transport factor 2 family protein, producing MLRAILMVLILVGTGVAGFAQHKPRLDREIEALLQVHKKDRQAHFETDARKLIEHAGDEFIAVSNGTIQRSTRADVLKMFEEYFKNARYFEWDDVEPPIVQVSNDASMAWMIVRTRVRRTQKQADGSDKERSFVYAGIMTYEKKNGKWVRVANVSTFE from the coding sequence ATGCTTCGTGCCATTCTCATGGTGTTGATTCTGGTTGGGACTGGTGTCGCTGGTTTTGCACAACATAAACCCAGGCTGGACCGTGAAATTGAAGCCCTTCTTCAAGTTCATAAAAAAGACCGCCAGGCCCATTTTGAGACTGACGCCCGGAAACTGATCGAACACGCCGGCGATGAATTTATCGCGGTTTCAAATGGGACCATTCAAAGGTCAACGCGCGCGGATGTACTCAAAATGTTCGAGGAGTATTTTAAGAACGCGAGGTACTTTGAATGGGATGACGTGGAACCGCCGATTGTTCAGGTCTCAAACGATGCCAGCATGGCCTGGATGATCGTTCGAACCCGAGTTCGGCGGACCCAAAAACAGGCAGATGGAAGCGACAAAGAACGGTCATTTGTATATGCCGGAATCATGACCTATGAGAAAAAGAACGGAAAATGGGTCCGCGTGGCCAATGTCTCAACCTTTGAGTGA
- a CDS encoding PepSY-like domain-containing protein codes for MKRINLTMAFLILVLSFPVMSFGGVQEKRKIGRGDIPLPIKEAFNRAWPKAKIKECEVETTANRVVYYLDAERDDREIEAVYQLEITLLEEQEDIDLKEVPAAVLEAVKAAYPTGHIEEVEKITRQGTLFGYEVELKDGKQNLELRLDPAGKILERKDD; via the coding sequence ATGAAGAGAATCAACCTGACGATGGCCTTCCTTATTTTGGTACTGTCCTTTCCCGTCATGAGTTTTGGAGGTGTCCAGGAAAAACGAAAAATCGGGCGGGGTGATATTCCATTGCCCATCAAAGAGGCGTTCAATCGTGCCTGGCCCAAAGCAAAAATCAAGGAATGCGAGGTCGAAACCACCGCCAACCGGGTTGTGTATTACCTTGATGCTGAACGCGATGACCGGGAAATCGAAGCCGTGTATCAACTCGAAATCACGCTGCTTGAAGAGCAGGAAGATATTGATCTCAAAGAAGTTCCTGCTGCCGTACTTGAGGCCGTCAAGGCTGCGTACCCGACCGGGCACATTGAAGAGGTCGAAAAAATCACCCGCCAGGGCACGCTTTTTGGGTATGAGGTTGAACTCAAAGACGGAAAACAAAACCTTGAACTCCGTCTGGATCCCGCCGGCAAAATTCTGGAGCGGAAAGACGATTAA